A genome region from Pleurocapsa minor HA4230-MV1 includes the following:
- a CDS encoding fumarate reductase/succinate dehydrogenase flavoprotein subunit, translating into MKLDPKIPAGRLQDKWDNYKDHCKLVSPANKKKHTILIVGTGLAGASAAATLAELGYNVKSFCIQDSPRRAHSIAAQGGINGAKNYPNDGDTVWRLFYDTIKGGDYRSREANVHRLAQISNQIIDQCVAQGVPFAREYGGLLANRSFGGAQVSRTFYAQGQTGQQLLLGAYSAMSRQIAEGKIEMFPRREMLDLVLVDGKARGIIVRNLITGEIERYAGDAVLLCTGGYSNVYYLSTNARNSNVTAAWRCYKRGALFANPCYTQIHPTCIPVSGEYQSKLTLMSEGLRNDGRVWVPKQPGDQRHPSQIPETERDYYLETRYPSFGNLVPRDVASRNAKQVTDEGRGVGETGLAVYLDFRDAIAKLGKELIAERYGNLFDMYQRITGENPYEVPMRIYPAVHYIMGGLWVDYNLMSTIPGLHVLGEANFSDHGANRLGASALMQGLSDGYFVIPYTLGNYIATSDLPPVKLTHPAFEEAEATVNTKVNKLLSINGNKTATEFHRQLGKILWDRVGMSRDRSGLEQAIAQIAELRQEYWSNVIIPQDKQTFNKHLEFAGRVADFLELGELMARDALDREESCGAHFREECQTPEGEAQRNDEDYAYVAAWQYQGDEQTPVLHQEKLEFDNVELTQRSYK; encoded by the coding sequence ATGAAACTCGATCCTAAAATTCCTGCTGGTAGACTACAAGACAAATGGGACAATTATAAAGATCACTGTAAATTAGTCAGTCCTGCCAATAAGAAAAAGCACACCATCTTAATTGTCGGAACAGGATTAGCAGGGGCTTCCGCAGCAGCTACCCTAGCGGAATTAGGTTACAACGTCAAAAGTTTTTGCATCCAAGATTCTCCTCGTCGCGCCCATAGTATCGCTGCTCAAGGAGGCATTAACGGGGCGAAAAACTATCCTAATGATGGGGATACTGTCTGGCGGTTATTTTACGACACGATCAAGGGTGGGGACTATCGTTCCCGTGAGGCTAATGTACATCGCTTGGCGCAGATTAGTAATCAGATTATCGATCAATGTGTGGCGCAGGGTGTTCCTTTTGCGCGGGAATATGGCGGACTATTAGCCAATCGTTCTTTTGGTGGGGCGCAGGTATCCCGTACCTTTTACGCTCAAGGGCAAACAGGACAACAACTTTTACTAGGGGCATATAGTGCCATGTCTCGTCAGATTGCTGAAGGGAAGATAGAAATGTTTCCTCGTCGAGAAATGCTAGATTTGGTCTTAGTTGACGGGAAAGCACGAGGTATTATTGTTCGTAACCTGATTACGGGGGAAATTGAACGCTACGCAGGAGATGCAGTGCTACTTTGTACTGGGGGCTATAGCAATGTCTATTATCTTTCGACTAATGCCCGCAACTCTAACGTCACGGCTGCTTGGCGATGCTACAAACGGGGGGCTTTATTTGCCAATCCTTGCTATACCCAGATTCATCCTACCTGTATTCCTGTGTCGGGAGAGTATCAGTCTAAGTTAACTTTGATGAGTGAAGGCTTACGCAATGATGGGCGGGTATGGGTGCCAAAACAGCCTGGCGATCAGCGCCATCCCAGTCAAATTCCTGAAACAGAAAGAGATTATTATCTAGAAACCAGATATCCTAGCTTTGGTAATCTTGTCCCTCGTGATGTGGCTTCTCGTAACGCCAAGCAGGTTACAGATGAAGGTCGAGGCGTTGGTGAAACTGGACTAGCAGTATATTTAGACTTTAGGGATGCGATCGCCAAATTAGGCAAAGAATTAATTGCCGAACGTTACGGTAATCTGTTCGATATGTATCAACGCATCACGGGAGAAAACCCCTACGAAGTCCCGATGCGAATTTATCCCGCCGTTCACTATATTATGGGTGGCTTGTGGGTAGACTATAACCTGATGAGTACTATTCCTGGCTTACACGTTTTAGGCGAAGCCAATTTTTCCGATCACGGGGCAAACCGTCTCGGTGCTAGTGCCTTGATGCAAGGATTATCTGATGGCTATTTTGTCATTCCCTACACTTTGGGTAACTATATTGCGACGAGCGATTTACCACCTGTAAAGTTAACTCATCCTGCCTTTGAAGAAGCAGAAGCGACGGTCAATACTAAAGTTAATAAACTGTTGAGTATCAACGGTAATAAGACGGCGACTGAGTTTCATCGTCAGCTAGGTAAAATCCTCTGGGATCGAGTAGGCATGTCTCGCGATCGCTCAGGATTAGAACAGGCGATCGCCCAAATAGCAGAATTAAGACAGGAATATTGGTCAAATGTGATAATTCCTCAAGACAAGCAGACTTTTAATAAGCACTTGGAGTTTGCGGGTAGAGTTGCTGATTTCTTAGAGTTGGGAGAATTAATGGCGCGAGATGCTCTAGATCGCGAAGAATCCTGTGGCGCGCACTTTCGCGAAGAATGTCAGACTCCAGAAGGAGAAGCCCAACGCAATGATGAGGATTATGCTTATGTTGCTGCATGGCAATATCAAGGAGATGAACAAACTCCTGTCTTACACCAAGAAAAATTAGAGTTTGACAATGTTGAATTGACCCAACGTAGTTATAAGTAA
- a CDS encoding phosphoketolase family protein produces MVTTPITNNLASESVLTPEELRKIHAYWRACNYLAIGMIYLRDNPLLKEPLKPEHIKHRLLGHWGSSPALSFTYIHLNRLIKKYDLNALYIAGPGHGAPGVLGPVYLEGTYSEIYPDKSEDTEGMQKFFKQFSFPGHIGSHCTPETPGSIHEGGELGYSLSHAFGAVYDNPDLIAACVVGDGEAETGPLATAWHSNKFLNPVRDGAVLPILNLNGYKIANPTILSRISPEELDSLFRGYGYTPYVVEGSDPELMHQQMAATMEECIVKIREIQQEARSQNKAFRPRWPMIILRTPKGWTGPKDVDGHKVEGFWRSHQVPMGEMHSNLEHVKLLEAWMKSYRPEELFDDNGTLIPELKELAPVGLRRMSANPITNGGLVRKDLQLPDFRNYAVAMDKPGTVQVENTAVLGQFLRDVMGNNMNNFRVFGPDETASNRLSAIYEVTKKTWLADYLPEDEDGSQLSPDGRVMEMLSEHTLEGWLEGYLLTGRHGLFHTYEAFVHVIDSMFNQHAKWLDICKHHVPWRTSLSSLNILLSSLVWRQDHNGFSHQDPGFVDLVTNKSAYVTRVYFPPDANCLLSVADHCLRSKDYVNVIISDKQMHLQYLTMEEAIKHCTKGIGIWSWASNDDCGTKPDEPDVIMACCGDIPTKESLAATAILREEFPDLKVRFINVVDLYRLQSESEHPHGLSNKEFDILFTANKPIIFNFHGYPWLIHKLAYRRTNQERIHVRGYKEQGNINTPLELAILNQIDRFNLVIDVIDRVPNLGSRAAYVRERMRDEIIDNLAYAHSEGMDKPEVTNWKWIY; encoded by the coding sequence ATGGTTACAACACCAATCACTAATAATCTTGCCTCAGAATCAGTTTTAACTCCCGAAGAACTCCGAAAAATTCATGCTTATTGGCGTGCCTGTAACTATCTTGCCATTGGCATGATTTATCTTCGAGATAATCCATTACTGAAAGAACCTTTAAAACCAGAACATATCAAACATAGATTACTAGGACATTGGGGATCGTCTCCTGCCCTCAGTTTTACCTACATTCATCTCAATCGACTGATTAAAAAATACGACCTCAATGCTCTTTATATCGCAGGGCCTGGACATGGTGCGCCAGGGGTATTAGGGCCCGTTTATCTAGAAGGTACTTATTCGGAAATCTATCCCGATAAAAGCGAAGACACAGAAGGAATGCAAAAATTCTTCAAGCAATTTTCCTTCCCTGGTCATATTGGTAGCCATTGTACTCCTGAAACTCCAGGCTCAATTCACGAAGGAGGCGAACTTGGTTACAGTCTTTCCCATGCCTTCGGTGCAGTGTATGACAACCCCGATTTAATTGCAGCTTGTGTCGTGGGTGATGGAGAAGCCGAAACAGGCCCTCTAGCAACTGCTTGGCATTCCAATAAATTCCTCAATCCCGTCCGTGATGGGGCAGTGTTACCTATACTCAACCTTAACGGTTATAAAATAGCTAACCCGACGATTCTGTCTCGCATTAGCCCAGAAGAACTCGATAGCTTATTTCGCGGTTATGGCTATACTCCCTATGTAGTCGAAGGCTCAGATCCAGAACTAATGCACCAACAAATGGCAGCCACCATGGAGGAGTGTATTGTCAAAATTCGGGAGATTCAGCAAGAAGCCCGTAGTCAAAATAAAGCCTTCCGCCCCCGTTGGCCCATGATTATCCTGCGTACCCCTAAAGGTTGGACAGGCCCGAAAGATGTCGATGGTCATAAAGTTGAAGGATTTTGGCGATCGCACCAAGTTCCAATGGGAGAAATGCATTCTAATCTGGAACACGTCAAATTGTTAGAAGCATGGATGAAGAGTTATCGACCTGAAGAACTTTTTGATGACAATGGTACTTTAATCCCCGAATTAAAAGAACTCGCTCCTGTTGGGTTACGCCGTATGAGTGCTAATCCCATCACTAACGGTGGTCTAGTGCGTAAAGACCTTCAACTTCCCGATTTTCGCAACTATGCCGTGGCAATGGACAAGCCTGGTACTGTGCAGGTTGAAAATACGGCGGTATTAGGGCAATTTTTACGGGATGTGATGGGCAACAACATGAATAATTTCCGTGTTTTTGGTCCCGATGAAACCGCTTCTAATCGTCTCTCTGCTATCTATGAAGTCACTAAAAAAACTTGGTTGGCAGATTATTTACCTGAAGATGAGGATGGTAGTCAATTATCTCCTGACGGTCGAGTGATGGAAATGTTGAGTGAACATACCCTCGAAGGATGGCTAGAAGGATATTTATTGACAGGAAGACACGGCTTATTTCACACTTACGAAGCTTTTGTCCACGTTATTGACTCGATGTTTAACCAACACGCTAAATGGTTAGATATCTGCAAACATCATGTGCCTTGGCGGACTTCGCTTTCTTCTCTCAATATCTTGTTGTCTTCTTTGGTTTGGCGACAAGATCATAATGGCTTTTCTCACCAAGATCCAGGTTTTGTCGATCTGGTAACGAATAAGAGTGCTTATGTTACCCGTGTTTATTTTCCCCCCGATGCCAATTGTTTGCTTTCAGTTGCCGATCACTGTTTGCGCAGCAAGGACTATGTAAATGTGATTATTTCTGACAAACAGATGCACCTGCAATATTTAACAATGGAAGAAGCCATCAAGCATTGCACTAAAGGAATTGGTATCTGGTCATGGGCGAGCAACGACGATTGTGGGACAAAACCAGATGAGCCTGACGTAATTATGGCTTGTTGTGGTGACATTCCTACTAAGGAATCTTTGGCAGCGACAGCTATTCTACGAGAAGAGTTTCCCGACTTAAAAGTTCGCTTTATCAACGTAGTGGATTTATATCGTCTACAAAGCGAAAGTGAACATCCTCATGGTTTATCTAACAAGGAATTTGACATTCTTTTTACTGCCAATAAACCTATAATCTTTAACTTTCACGGCTATCCCTGGCTGATTCACAAGTTAGCTTATCGCCGTACCAATCAAGAACGAATTCACGTTCGCGGTTACAAGGAACAGGGCAATATCAATACGCCTCTAGAACTAGCAATTCTTAACCAGATTGATCGCTTTAATTTAGTCATTGATGTAATCGATCGCGTTCCTAATTTAGGTTCTCGTGCTGCTTATGTTAGAGAACGGATGAGAGATGAGATTATCGATAATCTTGCTTATGCTCATTCTGAGGGTATGGATAAACCTGAAGTAACGAATTGGAAGTGGATTTATTAA
- a CDS encoding amino acid adenylation domain-containing protein, producing the protein MNQSFVTLSASTHITSTPIKSDRSSLASGYSNLPIYRHFERYAQEFPESIAVTFGEVQISYGELNAQANQLANYLIAQNVKPQDCVAVFIDPGLEILIAILAIHKINAVYVPIDTEYPLGRIKTMIEQVAPVAIVCASDRFREIDDNFDLNTINLFRLDLSSGDRSNLDYFCSPDSVSHIFFTSGTTGTPKGVVSSHSNLIHYIFAAQEKYCFGVEDSFLAAARFTFSISLLMLLLPLVCGGRVNIITLKQLLEPNLLAKAIERSSFFHLSPSLLKMLLDYLDRVQELERFKHVKHASSGGDMIPAAILNRLNKTFTQAQVYAIYGSSEISCMGCSYFVPKDLEIEQTLVGKPFNNVQLRVLDRQQRIVPVGVKGEIYFSGQGVTQGYLNLPSLTEEKYILLDGDRFYRTGDLGRLNPQGDLQMLGREDNQVQIRGMRVELGEIESCLSLHPAISDCIVIAKEDRLGEKQLIAYLIAQNELIASQELRNFLQTTLPQYMIPSCFTFVAEFPLNLNGKVDRRALSALPLPVDNQIKIAPRTATEQQLATIWQEVLGLESISINDNFFYLGGHSLLAVTLSNQLEQTFAIELPFGMVFQMSTIEQQASFLEQQENKKPCSTLAPIQPKGTKPPLFLFQGIGIYYPLSSQLGEDQPVYGLAIEMIDDSEHWLEQVADLVALYIQEIKTLQPQGPYYLGGLSFGGMVAFEAAQQLQAQGEEVALLALFDTWDPKAYTIYPLPKRLLTHLRKFCHSPVKYLCSKLTKINKFLKLKQETRLNHVPQIYLEAQQNYIPQTYSGKVTVFKAMEEYEVMSAFGDFEDQFGWGNLVTGGLEIIYIPGDHFGILKEPYVETLAKELKRCLVVSQKR; encoded by the coding sequence GTGAATCAAAGTTTTGTAACTTTATCAGCTTCAACACATATTACAAGTACTCCAATAAAAAGCGATCGCTCTTCTCTTGCTAGTGGTTATAGTAATCTGCCGATCTATCGTCATTTTGAACGGTATGCCCAAGAGTTTCCCGAGTCGATAGCTGTCACTTTTGGCGAGGTACAAATCAGCTATGGAGAATTAAATGCTCAAGCGAATCAATTAGCCAACTATTTAATTGCGCAGAATGTAAAACCTCAAGACTGCGTGGCGGTATTTATCGATCCTGGGTTAGAAATTTTAATTGCGATCCTGGCAATTCATAAAATCAATGCGGTATACGTCCCTATAGATACAGAGTATCCTTTAGGCAGAATTAAAACTATGATCGAACAAGTAGCACCCGTAGCTATTGTTTGTGCCAGCGATCGCTTTAGGGAAATTGATGATAACTTCGATCTTAATACTATAAATCTGTTTAGATTAGATTTATCATCAGGCGATCGCTCTAATCTCGATTATTTTTGTTCCCCTGATAGTGTATCCCACATCTTCTTTACCTCTGGTACGACTGGGACACCGAAGGGTGTGGTTTCGTCTCATAGTAATCTAATTCATTATATTTTTGCAGCCCAAGAAAAATACTGTTTTGGTGTCGAAGATAGTTTTTTAGCTGCTGCGCGATTTACCTTTAGTATCAGCCTTTTGATGCTGTTGTTACCTCTAGTCTGTGGTGGACGAGTAAATATTATCACTCTCAAGCAATTACTTGAGCCAAACTTACTAGCAAAAGCAATAGAGCGATCGAGTTTCTTTCATTTAAGCCCTAGTCTGTTAAAAATGTTGCTTGATTATCTCGATCGAGTTCAAGAATTGGAGCGATTTAAGCATGTCAAGCACGCTTCTTCTGGTGGGGATATGATTCCCGCTGCAATACTCAACCGATTAAATAAAACATTTACTCAGGCGCAAGTATACGCTATTTATGGCTCAAGTGAAATTAGTTGTATGGGCTGTAGCTATTTTGTACCTAAAGATCTTGAGATTGAGCAAACTCTGGTTGGCAAGCCTTTCAATAACGTTCAGCTACGAGTATTAGATCGGCAGCAAAGAATTGTACCTGTTGGCGTTAAGGGTGAGATTTATTTCTCTGGTCAAGGTGTTACTCAGGGTTACCTCAATCTACCCAGCCTAACTGAAGAAAAATACATTCTGCTAGATGGCGATCGTTTTTATCGTACAGGAGATCTTGGTCGCTTAAACCCTCAAGGCGACTTACAAATGTTAGGAAGGGAGGATAATCAAGTCCAAATTCGCGGAATGCGGGTTGAATTGGGGGAAATTGAATCTTGTCTTAGCCTGCATCCAGCTATAAGTGACTGTATAGTAATAGCCAAAGAAGATCGATTAGGGGAAAAGCAGTTAATCGCCTATCTAATTGCTCAAAACGAGCTGATTGCATCCCAGGAGTTGCGAAATTTTCTCCAGACAACTTTACCCCAATATATGATTCCGTCTTGTTTTACTTTTGTTGCCGAATTTCCTCTCAACCTCAATGGCAAAGTAGATCGTCGTGCCTTATCTGCTCTCCCACTTCCAGTAGATAACCAAATAAAGATTGCTCCCCGAACAGCGACTGAACAGCAACTAGCTACTATTTGGCAAGAGGTTTTAGGTCTTGAGTCTATTAGTATTAACGATAACTTCTTCTATTTAGGCGGACATTCCCTATTAGCTGTCACCTTATCTAATCAGCTTGAACAAACTTTTGCGATCGAGTTACCTTTTGGCATGGTCTTTCAAATGTCCACTATCGAACAACAAGCTAGTTTCCTAGAGCAGCAAGAAAATAAAAAACCTTGCTCTACATTAGCGCCCATTCAACCAAAAGGAACAAAACCGCCCCTGTTCTTATTTCAAGGTATTGGTATTTATTATCCTCTATCATCTCAGTTAGGTGAAGATCAACCAGTCTATGGCTTGGCAATAGAAATGATTGATGATTCTGAGCATTGGTTAGAGCAGGTTGCAGATTTAGTAGCTCTCTACATTCAAGAAATCAAGACTCTTCAGCCTCAAGGGCCATACTATCTAGGCGGTTTATCTTTTGGTGGGATGGTAGCTTTTGAAGCTGCTCAACAACTTCAAGCTCAAGGTGAAGAAGTGGCTCTTCTAGCTTTATTCGATACTTGGGATCCCAAGGCTTATACGATATATCCTCTGCCTAAGAGATTGTTGACTCATTTACGTAAATTTTGCCACTCTCCTGTTAAGTATCTATGTTCAAAATTGACCAAGATAAATAAATTTCTCAAGCTGAAACAAGAGACTCGCTTAAACCATGTTCCCCAAATATATTTGGAAGCACAACAAAATTATATTCCCCAGACATATTCAGGTAAGGTCACTGTATTTAAAGCCATGGAAGAGTATGAGGTGATGTCAGCATTTGGCGACTTTGAAGATCAATTCGGCTGGGGTAATTTAGTGACTGGAGGATTAGAAATTATTTATATTCCTGGAGATCATTTTGGAATTTTAAAAGAACCTTATGTAGAAACATTAGCTAAAGAATTAAAACGTTGCTTGGTTGTGTCGCAAAAACGTTAG
- the hppD gene encoding 4-hydroxyphenylpyruvate dioxygenase: MIEKEQALKTRNPIQINGFDFIEFATKFPQEIIDIFTKFGFILTGRHHLKNIFLLEQGNMKFIVNAEADTDAAAFESIHGSGVCGISFRVKDSNFALQEAVKRGAKAVICSDYNLPAIEGVGGSKIYLIDRQTSKQFLDSFFEPTGQLPLAKPKVTYIDHVTQNVFKGNMDAWAKFYECIFNFQEIRFFDIKGKKTGLRSKALISPCGKIRLPLNESQDDFSQIAEFLEKYNGEGIQHIALGCHDIYSVVGQIKEEKILFQDTPASYYELIDKRISSHEENVIALKKLKVLIDGGKKEDGILLQIFTKEIIGPIFFEFIERKGNKGFGEGNFQALFESIELDQIRRGVLGEFDPDFEQLAKTKLKHPMLFDSESLPIKEEFPITV; encoded by the coding sequence ATGATTGAAAAAGAGCAGGCACTTAAAACAAGAAATCCGATTCAAATCAATGGCTTTGATTTTATCGAGTTTGCTACTAAATTCCCTCAAGAAATTATTGATATTTTTACTAAATTTGGATTTATTTTAACTGGTCGTCATCACCTCAAAAACATTTTCTTACTAGAGCAAGGCAATATGAAATTTATTGTCAATGCAGAAGCGGATACGGATGCTGCTGCTTTTGAGTCTATTCATGGTTCTGGTGTTTGTGGTATCAGTTTTAGAGTCAAAGATTCTAACTTTGCACTCCAAGAAGCGGTGAAGCGTGGTGCTAAAGCAGTAATTTGTTCGGATTATAACTTGCCTGCAATTGAAGGTGTTGGAGGCTCGAAGATTTATTTAATCGATCGCCAGACTTCTAAACAATTTTTGGATAGCTTTTTTGAACCTACTGGTCAGCTTCCTTTGGCTAAACCTAAAGTTACTTATATCGATCATGTTACTCAAAATGTATTTAAGGGAAACATGGATGCTTGGGCTAAATTTTATGAATGTATTTTCAATTTTCAAGAAATTCGTTTCTTTGATATTAAAGGTAAAAAAACAGGTTTACGTAGCAAAGCCTTAATTAGTCCCTGTGGCAAAATTCGGCTTCCGTTAAATGAATCTCAAGACGACTTTTCGCAGATTGCTGAATTCTTAGAAAAATACAATGGGGAAGGTATTCAACATATTGCTTTGGGTTGTCATGATATCTACTCGGTAGTAGGTCAAATCAAAGAAGAAAAAATCTTGTTTCAAGACACTCCTGCAAGCTATTACGAATTAATAGATAAACGTATTTCCAGCCACGAAGAAAATGTAATTGCTCTCAAAAAACTAAAAGTTTTAATTGATGGTGGCAAAAAAGAAGACGGTATTTTACTCCAAATCTTCACTAAAGAAATTATCGGGCCAATCTTTTTTGAGTTTATTGAAAGAAAGGGTAATAAAGGCTTTGGAGAAGGTAATTTTCAGGCTTTATTTGAATCTATTGAACTCGATCAGATACGTCGTGGTGTTCTGGGAGAATTTGATCCTGATTTTGAACAGTTAGCCAAAACTAAACTCAAACACCCCATGTTATTTGACAGCGAATCTTTGCCAATCAAAGAAGAATTTCCCATCACTGTTTAG
- a CDS encoding acetate kinase, producing the protein MYLLVLNAGSSSQKSSLYRLGTELPQQPPEPLWLGHIDWTASDLGSLTIKSNGVQQQTDLANRDRALETMLNTLVEGETKVLDRLEQIDLVGHRVVHGGAKYCQPTIITTEVKNAIADLIPLAPNHNPAHLEGIEAIARILPEVTQIAVFDTAFHSQIPEPAKVYPLPYEWFERGIQRYGFHGISHQYCATKTAQILERSLDSLKIITCHLGNGCSLAAIANGICIDTTMGFSPLEGLMMGTRCGSIDPQILLYLMREYGLNGDELNQLLTKESGLLGVSGISADMRAIVAASAEGQKRLGVAHASRSQLAFDIYIHRLRSGIGAMIASLGGLDVLVFTAGVGENTAKLRAETCEQFTFLGLYLDIDKNNARPINEDIATEDSQVRVLVIHTEEDWAIATQCWQLQSVSFE; encoded by the coding sequence ATGTACCTCTTAGTCCTCAACGCTGGCTCAAGTAGCCAAAAGAGTTCCCTTTACAGATTAGGAACAGAATTACCGCAACAGCCACCCGAACCTTTATGGTTAGGGCATATAGATTGGACTGCTTCAGATTTGGGTAGCCTAACGATTAAAAGTAATGGCGTTCAACAACAGACTGATTTAGCCAACCGCGATCGAGCTTTAGAGACAATGCTCAATACTCTCGTTGAGGGAGAAACTAAAGTTTTAGATCGCTTAGAACAAATAGATCTCGTCGGTCATCGGGTAGTTCATGGAGGCGCGAAATATTGCCAACCGACTATAATTACAACTGAAGTTAAAAATGCGATCGCTGATTTAATTCCTCTAGCTCCTAATCATAATCCTGCTCATCTTGAAGGGATAGAAGCGATCGCCAGAATTCTCCCCGAAGTTACACAAATCGCCGTATTCGATACCGCTTTTCACAGTCAAATCCCCGAACCTGCTAAAGTTTATCCTCTACCCTATGAATGGTTTGAACGGGGTATTCAACGTTATGGTTTTCATGGGATTAGTCATCAATATTGCGCCACCAAAACAGCTCAAATTCTCGAGCGATCCCTAGATTCTTTGAAAATAATTACCTGTCACTTAGGAAACGGTTGTTCATTAGCTGCAATTGCTAATGGTATCTGTATCGACACGACAATGGGCTTTTCTCCCTTGGAAGGCTTAATGATGGGGACGCGCTGCGGTTCAATTGACCCCCAAATTTTGCTGTATCTAATGCGAGAATACGGTTTAAATGGAGATGAATTAAATCAATTATTAACTAAAGAATCTGGTTTACTGGGAGTTTCTGGTATATCCGCCGACATGAGGGCAATTGTCGCAGCCAGTGCTGAAGGACAAAAGCGATTGGGCGTAGCCCACGCTTCGCGATCGCAACTAGCTTTTGATATTTATATCCATCGTCTCAGAAGTGGTATTGGGGCAATGATCGCATCTTTGGGAGGATTAGATGTTTTGGTGTTTACCGCAGGTGTGGGCGAAAATACAGCCAAGCTAAGAGCCGAAACCTGTGAGCAATTTACTTTTTTAGGATTATACCTGGACATAGATAAAAATAATGCTCGTCCGATTAATGAAGATATTGCTACTGAAGATTCTCAAGTTAGGGTGTTAGTTATTCATACAGAAGAAGATTGGGCGATCGCTACTCAGTGCTGGCAGTTACAGTCGGTTTCATTTGAATAG
- a CDS encoding NUDIX hydrolase N-terminal domain-containing protein — protein MLKLLEEIRAIAHLGLNYSNDVYDRERYERLLNLASSEYACLSDLPPQIIRDRFRAELGYR, from the coding sequence ATGCTGAAACTACTTGAAGAAATACGAGCTATTGCGCACCTAGGTTTAAATTATAGTAATGATGTTTACGATCGCGAACGTTATGAACGTCTGCTTAATCTTGCTAGTAGCGAATATGCTTGCTTAAGCGATCTTCCTCCACAAATTATTCGCGATCGCTTTCGGGCTGAATTAGGTTACAGATAA
- the asnS gene encoding asparagine--tRNA ligase, producing the protein MVTRRVADILKNGQPDEPVTIKGWVRTKRELKGFAFIEVNDGSSLAGLQAVLDADLPDYENVLKQLATGASVEITGKLVESPGKGQKIELKGDSVIVYGTADPETYPLQKKRHSFEFLRTIGHLRSRTNTLGAVFRVRNACATAIHQFFQEKNFLWVHSPIITASDCEGAGELFTVTNFDLNNLPKNDQGEVDYTQDFFGKPAYLTVSGQLQAEVMAMAFQNVYTFGPTFRAENSNTSRHLAEFWMIEPEMAFCDLEGDQNLAEEFLKYIFQYVLEHCADDLEFFNKWVDKSVLANADNIINNEFERVTYTKAVELLEQADRQFEYPVEWGIDLQSEHERYLAEKLFKKPVIVTNYPKDIKAFYMRLDEGEKTVSAMDVLAPGIGEIIGGSQREERLDVLERRIKEMNIEAEDIWWYLDLRRYGTVPHAGFGLGFERLVQFMTGMTNIRDVIPFPRTPLSADF; encoded by the coding sequence ATGGTAACTAGACGAGTTGCAGACATTTTAAAAAATGGTCAACCAGATGAACCAGTAACGATCAAAGGTTGGGTACGCACCAAAAGAGAATTAAAGGGCTTTGCTTTCATTGAGGTTAATGATGGCTCGTCTTTAGCGGGTTTACAAGCGGTTCTCGATGCCGATTTACCCGATTATGAGAACGTTCTCAAACAACTTGCTACAGGGGCTTCTGTGGAAATTACGGGCAAGCTAGTGGAGTCGCCAGGGAAAGGACAAAAAATTGAGCTAAAAGGGGATTCGGTAATTGTCTACGGTACAGCCGATCCTGAAACTTATCCTCTACAAAAAAAACGTCACTCTTTTGAGTTTTTACGTACTATCGGTCATTTGCGATCGCGCACTAATACTTTAGGGGCGGTCTTTCGGGTCAGAAATGCCTGTGCCACGGCAATTCATCAGTTTTTTCAAGAGAAAAACTTTCTTTGGGTTCATAGCCCGATTATTACCGCTAGTGACTGTGAAGGTGCAGGGGAATTATTTACTGTAACTAATTTTGACCTTAACAACTTGCCGAAAAACGACCAGGGCGAAGTAGATTATACTCAAGATTTTTTTGGTAAACCAGCCTACCTGACGGTGAGTGGACAGCTACAGGCAGAAGTAATGGCAATGGCGTTTCAAAATGTCTATACTTTTGGCCCTACTTTTCGCGCGGAAAATTCTAATACTTCCCGTCACTTGGCAGAATTTTGGATGATCGAACCCGAAATGGCTTTTTGCGACTTGGAAGGGGATCAAAATCTGGCGGAAGAATTTCTCAAATATATTTTCCAGTATGTCTTAGAACATTGTGCTGACGACTTGGAATTCTTTAACAAGTGGGTAGATAAATCTGTCTTGGCAAACGCCGATAATATTATTAATAATGAGTTTGAACGAGTCACCTACACCAAAGCGGTGGAATTATTGGAACAAGCAGATCGGCAATTTGAATATCCTGTTGAGTGGGGTATCGATCTTCAGTCGGAACATGAACGTTATCTAGCGGAAAAGCTGTTTAAAAAGCCCGTGATCGTGACCAACTACCCTAAAGATATTAAAGCCTTTTATATGCGCCTAGATGAAGGCGAAAAAACCGTCTCGGCAATGGATGTCCTCGCCCCTGGGATTGGCGAAATTATTGGCGGTTCACAAAGAGAAGAGCGTCTTGATGTCTTAGAAAGGCGAATCAAAGAGATGAATATCGAAGCTGAGGATATTTGGTGGTATTTAGATCTACGCCGTTATGGCACAGTACCCCATGCGGGATTTGGTTTGGGTTTTGAAAGATTAGTCCAGTTCATGACGGGAATGACTAATATTCGTGATGTAATTCCTTTCCCCAGAACTCCGTTGAGTGCCGATTTTTAA